CTTTAGGAGCAACGCCTAATAAATTGCATATTCCTGGAGAGCAAAGTTATTGGTCTAAGGGGGTATATAGCTGCGCAGTATGTGATGGAGGATTTTACAAGGATAAAATCGTAGCGGTGGTAGGAGGAGGAGATGGAGCTTTAACAGAAGCGCAGTATCTTGCAAATCTTGCTAAAAAAGTTTATATTATAGTGCGCGGAAGAAGTTTTCGCACTGTAGAGAAACAAAGAGAGAAACAAGTAACCTCTTTACCCAATATAGAAGTTCTCTATCAAACTATAGTAAAAGAAATAAAAGGAGAAAAAGATAGAGTAAACCATCTTATTTTATCTAATCAAAAACACAAAAAAAGCTATCATCTACCAGTAGATGCTTTATTTTTAGCTATTGGGTCTCTGCCAAACACAAAATTATTTGCCAATCAATTAGAGCTGGATTCAGGGTATATTCGATTAAAGGAGCACCAAAAAACCTCTATTAAGGGGGTGTATGCTGCAGGAGAGGTAGCAGATCCTGAATTTAAGCAGGCGATTTGCGCAGCAGCAGATGGCGCTAAAGCAGCCATGCAATTACAAAAAGAAATCAATAAACCATGTAAGCCTTGTGAGCTTCTGCAAAAACAAATTAAAAAAGGATAAGTAAATGAAAACTATTTTAGTAATTTTAAGTGGTTTATTTATGGTTTGCGCTTTGCCGATTTATTCTGCAAATAAACAAGGAAACACTCCTTTGGAAGTTTCTTCTTTAAAGCAATTAGATGCACTTTTAGGAAGTCAAAAAATAGTCTTTATCGATTTTTATAAAGATTCTTGTCCTCCTTGCGAGCAATTCAACCCCTTATATGAAAGTTGGGCCCGCCTATTTAATAAACAAATTATCTTTATTAAGATCAATGCAAGTAATCCAAAAACAGATAACTTATGTAAAAAATTTAAGATAACTAGCTTGCCTACTTTGATTGTTTTAGATAGTCAAGGAGAGGAGATTGCTAAGCACATAGGGATGGAGGAAATCAAAAAGATGAATATAAAGAGGTTTTTAGCTTACGTGGAAGGTTCAGGACTTTAAATAAGTCGATAGGCGATTTTTCCACCCAGGTAGCCAGCGCGATTCATCTCTAGGTGCATTAGCTACCCGGTTTTCCAATAACAAATTGGCTGCTTTCACAAAATCTTGAACGGGATTAGTTGATTGATTTGGCATATTTTGTATCACTTGTTTTAATCCCCATCCTTGATTTGCATATTGCTCTTTGAGAGTAGTTCCTTCCCCTTTGAAATTAATATAATCTATTATGGCGTATTTCCCATTAGAGGTTTGAGCAAGCAGACGTATTTTTTTGATAAAAGATTTTTTTTCTTTAAGGGGAAGAGAGAAGAGGATATTTGCAAGGGCCTTTTGTGAGCGCTGCGCAATAAAGAGCATTTGTAATTCAATGGTCTGAATGAGTAGTTTTTTTAAACTTTGCTTGCGTGGATCTTGGGTTTGGTCAAATTCTTGCTTAGAATACCAGGGACAATCTTTTTCTTTCTCAAGCCAAGAGGGAATGGAAACACGATGTTTTTGCAAGAACAGAAGGAAGTCAGGAAATGTATCTGCAAATTGTTTTTGCCTGCCTTTTGGATACCAAATAAAATGTCCAATTCCTAAAGAGAGAAAATCTTCACCTAGATTCCAACTTAGCAATCTATGGGTAGTGGCGCCACATTCATTTTGCCAAATTTTTTGACCAATAGCATGCGCTTCCTTTTTGGAAAGACTAAGAAAGGAAGCATGGGGAGTATTTGTTTTCCCATCACAACTCATTATAAGAGACAGAAGAAGAAGTAATTTTAAAAACATAAAATTTATTTGTAAATGTTAAGGGAGATGATACCACTTGCAAAAGCGGGTATATTGCGGCCTGCTACAGTAAACCAACAGCCAGCGATAATTCCTACGCTTTGATTGAAATTATACTCAAGAGCAGGTGCGATGCTTATTTGCTCTTTTGAAGCAGCACCTATTAAATGAGGAATGCCATTCAAATGTCCTCTTTCTCCTTTAAAACGTATTTTATTAGTGTGTATATATTCTAAATCACAAGCTAAAACAAAGCGTTGGCTAAAGGACCATTCTAGTCCCAATAGTGAAATAAAAAATTGTCCGGGAAATACTTTGCCTCTTGTATGGGGCCCTCCTCCGTAGGAATTTAATCCTTTTACGTGAACCGGAGTAGGAAAATGATAGCTTAAGCTAAGACGAGTTGCTAGAAATTGAGAGCAGCCCATTTGAAATGTTCGCCCCATAACTAAAGCAACTCCTGGAAAATAACCCCCTAATCCTCCTGCATCTAATCCTTGCTTATCCAAGCTCAAGTGTTGGTATTTTCCTGTAGGCAAGGTAGCAAGTAACCTTAGTTTAATGGCAGGTCCAGTAGGAGCTGCTTTGTATAATTGAAAACCAAGGGATATGGGGATATCACCAAAAGACCAAGCATGGATATCTTTCTGATGCTTATACAATACTAGGGGATTGAACTGAAAGTCACAAATTTTTGACAATCCGAATTGGACGTCTAGTACAAAGGAACCAATAAATAAGTGAGGCATAGAATGGTTTTTCCAATGGGCATTGTAATGCCCATAGATATTTGTAAAAAACAAATAGGATTGTATGTTGTAGTGGCCTTTAGGAACAACATTTGCAGTTGGTGTAAGCAAGGGTCCTGTAAACCAAGGCTCATAAGGCTCGTTAGAAGTAATATGAGGCATATCAGGAGAGCTTGCAAATCCAATTAAAGGAGAACATAAAATAACAAGTCGTATAAGATAATTTTTAAAAATGCTCATGTTCTAGTAGTTTAATTCCTTATTATTTTGTACAAACTTAGGATAGGCACAAGTAGATTTTTTTGTATAAGCACTTGAAAAAGTCAGGTTAATTAAGATAAAAAATGATAGTATTGCTTTATACATACACTACTCCCATATGAAAATAGAAACTTTAACTTTACCGGGTATCAGTTTAATTAAGCCACAGAGATTTTTTGATCAAAGGGGTTTTTTTTCGGAAACATTTCATAAACAACGCTATAGAGAAAAAGGAATTCATTGTGAATTTATCCAAGACAATCATTCTTTTTCTCAACGTGGGACCTTAAGAGGAATGCACTTTCAGAGATTACCGGGTCAAGAAAAACTGATTTGGGTAATGCAAGGAGTTATTTTTGATGTAGTAGTGGATATTTGTTCAACGCGTTCTACTTTTGGCAAATGGCTAGGGGTTTATTTGGATGCAGAAAAAGGGGAACAGTTATTTATTCCTACAGGATATGCACATGGATTTTGTGTAATCAGTGAAACCGCTCATGTTTGTTATAAAGTGAGTAGTTCTTTTGATCCATTAGAGGAAAAGGGATTTCGTTATGATGATCCTGATGTAGGAATTAAATGGCCTCTTTCTTCAGTTATCTTATCTGAAAGGGATCGCAATCAACCATTTTTACGGCAAATAATATGAAGATTTGGATTCTAGGAGGCAAAGGGATGTTGGCTAATGTATGTGCAAAAATATGCATCCAAAGGGATGTACAGTTTATTGCTGATGACAGATCTTTAGCTGATATCACAGATTATGATCAGTTACTACAAAGAGCTAAATTGGTACAACCCACACATATCATTAATTGCGCGGCGTATACCGATGTAGATCAAGCAGAAAAAAATCCAGAACTAGCTTTTTTGGTCAATGCAACAGGGGCCTCTTTTGTAGCAAAAATAGCAAAGCTAATGGATGCGCACTTCATTCATATTTCAACGGATTATGTATTTTCAGGAGATCAGCAAATTCCCTATTGCGAAGAAGATACACCTTGTCCTCTAAATGTGTATGGTGCAAGTAAACTAGAAGGAGAAAATCTAGTGTTGGATATTTATCCTAATGCGTGTGTTCTTCGTACTTCTTGGGTTTTTGGTGCAGGAGGAAAAAATTTCATCAGCTCTTTATTACCCCTATTGCAAAATCAAGAAGAGGTTCATGTAATTCAAGACCAATGGGGATGTCTTACCTATTGTTATGATTTAGCTTCTGTCATTTTGGATCTTATGCAAGAGAGGGGAATTTATCATTTTGTGAATCAAGGTGTTTGTTCTCGTTTTGATATAGCAAAAGAGATTTTTGAAAAGCTGCAAGAGCGGGTCTTTTGTAAGAGAGTTATTCCTATTTCAGTTACTAATTATGTAAATATGGCAAAACGTCCAAAGTTTAATGTATTAGGAACACAGAAGATTTCTAAAAAGCTAAATAACTCTCCCAGACATTGGAAAGAAGCATTAGGAGAATTTTTTATAGATGCGATCACGGTTTAGATCTTTATTAGTTACCGGGGGAGCGGGCTTTATTGGCTCTTGTTTTATTCGTTATGGGTTAAACAAGGTTTTTGGAGTTGAAAAGATGGTGAATCTTGATGTGCTGACCTATGCAGGAAATATGCATAATTTAGAGCCCATTCAAAATGATGCGCGTCATGTGTTTGTGCAAGCAGATATTTGTGATCAAAGAACAGTAGCACAGCTTCTAAAAGAGCATCAGATTGAAGCAATTGTGCATTTTGCTGCAGAAAGCCATGTTGATAAAAGCATTTTAGGACCAAGAGAGTTTTTAGAAACCAATGTAGGAGGAACTCTTGCACTGCTAGATCTTGTGCGCTTATCTCCTCAAATTCACTTTCATCATGTATCCACTGATGAAGTATATGGATCTTTAACCCATCAAGAGAGCTCTTTTAAGGAGACATCTCTTTATAAACCCAATTCTCCTTATGCAGCTTCTAAAGCAGCGGCAGATCACTTTGTACGTGCATATGCCAATACGTATAAACTTTCCACTACTATTTCTCATTGT
This sequence is a window from Candidatus Rhabdochlamydia sp. T3358. Protein-coding genes within it:
- the rfbC gene encoding dTDP-4-dehydrorhamnose 3,5-epimerase — encoded protein: MKIETLTLPGISLIKPQRFFDQRGFFSETFHKQRYREKGIHCEFIQDNHSFSQRGTLRGMHFQRLPGQEKLIWVMQGVIFDVVVDICSTRSTFGKWLGVYLDAEKGEQLFIPTGYAHGFCVISETAHVCYKVSSSFDPLEEKGFRYDDPDVGIKWPLSSVILSERDRNQPFLRQII
- a CDS encoding FAD-dependent oxidoreductase is translated as MKKILALILILFSTFIYAAETKDVPVLILGGGPAGLTAAIYCGRAGIKPVVITGDSVGGMITQSPRVENWPGRDVISGIELGKDLENQASLNGAELLREEVIDVVLSQDLSQKAHQITTRSLITQEEMIYYTPIVVVALGATPNKLHIPGEQSYWSKGVYSCAVCDGGFYKDKIVAVVGGGDGALTEAQYLANLAKKVYIIVRGRSFRTVEKQREKQVTSLPNIEVLYQTIVKEIKGEKDRVNHLILSNQKHKKSYHLPVDALFLAIGSLPNTKLFANQLELDSGYIRLKEHQKTSIKGVYAAGEVADPEFKQAICAAADGAKAAMQLQKEINKPCKPCELLQKQIKKG
- the rfbB gene encoding dTDP-glucose 4,6-dehydratase; this encodes MRSRFRSLLVTGGAGFIGSCFIRYGLNKVFGVEKMVNLDVLTYAGNMHNLEPIQNDARHVFVQADICDQRTVAQLLKEHQIEAIVHFAAESHVDKSILGPREFLETNVGGTLALLDLVRLSPQIHFHHVSTDEVYGSLTHQESSFKETSLYKPNSPYAASKAAADHFVRAYANTYKLSTTISHCSNNYGPYQHPEKFIPRMIAGCLHKSFLPIYGEGINIRDWLFVEDHVKAIWTILEQGAAGESYAIGGGSEKTNIDVLHSIIDTFSVLKNEDPTQLKLLIKKVADRPGHDLRYSIDATKIKKNLGWMPMYDFESSLRETIRWYLEYPKRLEC
- a CDS encoding thioredoxin family protein codes for the protein MKTILVILSGLFMVCALPIYSANKQGNTPLEVSSLKQLDALLGSQKIVFIDFYKDSCPPCEQFNPLYESWARLFNKQIIFIKINASNPKTDNLCKKFKITSLPTLIVLDSQGEEIAKHIGMEEIKKMNIKRFLAYVEGSGL
- the rfbD gene encoding dTDP-4-dehydrorhamnose reductase, which codes for MKIWILGGKGMLANVCAKICIQRDVQFIADDRSLADITDYDQLLQRAKLVQPTHIINCAAYTDVDQAEKNPELAFLVNATGASFVAKIAKLMDAHFIHISTDYVFSGDQQIPYCEEDTPCPLNVYGASKLEGENLVLDIYPNACVLRTSWVFGAGGKNFISSLLPLLQNQEEVHVIQDQWGCLTYCYDLASVILDLMQERGIYHFVNQGVCSRFDIAKEIFEKLQERVFCKRVIPISVTNYVNMAKRPKFNVLGTQKISKKLNNSPRHWKEALGEFFIDAITV